A region from the Dromaius novaehollandiae isolate bDroNov1 chromosome 28, bDroNov1.hap1, whole genome shotgun sequence genome encodes:
- the STAT2 gene encoding signal transducer and activator of transcription 2 isoform X4 translates to MAQWQELQSLANASLEQVHQLYSGAALPMEVRQCLAAWIEDQNWRQAAEPLSSHARMLFHSLLALLGDRLGSPGLGNEDFMLKHNLRKARRDLQAAFEEHPERFANLVANLLQEEQRILRLAHAEQQGGAAPAPSAPPQSDRQQEIQRRLADFQAALQDAERAFRHLEDEQDMFDFCYKVHYLPGENRTSDPEYTKQVQGLQAKLQKLDRSRRDVLAQMQQLLGRSETLRGFLQQELGAWRERQQIACLGAPADTSLLQLETWFTALGEGLFQLLQLLRALGDLRHKVTYERDPLQAEPPLLETRLRELLTCLLQSAFVVELQPSMPTSGKRPLVLRTANKFSVRARLLVRLHDRNRRMEAKIYIDRDPPKIRGFRKFNILTSSSKTLVAGDSPQDGLVCDFQHLTLKEQKVVGSGKGSKGPNEGPLAVTEELHLITFTLAYAYHGLELELETSTLPVVIISNNNQLSSAWASILWFNMLSTDPKNQQFFAAPPPAPWPRLAEVLSWQFESAAERGLSKEHLHMLAEKLFGSKPSPESTLPWPKFSKDSASGFSFWAWLDRILGLLQEHLKQLWKDGLILGFVSRKQEKKLLKGKRTGTFLIRFSESVLGGVTCTWVEHPESGPPAFRAVVPYTASELASLALPDIIRDYQLLAEENIPENPLQFLYPDRARDEAFGPYYSQRQAGSLMEKKEYLNQRLIRVSSRQANESWQAEEELVAATQDLETLQLQPGGPVPLQAAPCSPGTRQLGPCSPGTRQLGPGGLEPPLALQVGSRVPELLQPGPGAVEPQLVLQLVPEGQGTLQVGPGALGTLQVIPAGLEMLQPVPGVQGMQQVGPGDQVPLQPEPGAVEPQLVLQLVPEDQGTLQVGPGSLGTLQVMPRGLEMLQPVPGVQGMQQVGPGGQGTLQPGPGTLEPPLALPLVPEDQGPLQVGPEDFQPLEPVLQEFLQSLTEELESGSGALESLEAAELMPGMLEAGDGRLERLSPGPARSTALLDCHDPFLPQADDAALPTVNSLFAGTDDFPPLHINPHDFQ, encoded by the exons ATGGCCcagtggcaggagctgcagagcctgGCCAACGCCTCCCTGGAGCAAGTCCACCAGCTGTAcagcggcgcggcgctgcccatGGAGGTGCGGCAGTGCCTGGCGGCCTGGATCGAGGACCAGAACTG GCGCCAGGCGGCCGAGCCGCTCTCCTCCCACGCCCGGATGCTCTTCCACTCCTTGCTGGCGCTGCTGGGGGACCGGCTGGGCAGCCCGGGGCTGGGCAACGAGGACTTCATGCTCAAGCACAACCTGCGCAAGGCCAGGCGCGACCTCCAG GCCGCCTTCGAGGAGCACCCGGAGAGATTTGCCAACCTGGTGGCCAAcctgctgcaggaggagcagcggATCCTGCGCCTGGCGCACGCGGAGCAGCAG gggggggcagccccggcgcccaGCGCGCCCCCGCAGAGCGACCGGCAGCAGGAGATCCAGCGCCGGCTGGCCGACTTCCAGGCGGCCCTGCAG GATGCCGAACGCGCCTTCCGCCACCTGGAAGATGAGCAGGACATGTTTGACTTCTGCTACAAGGTGCACTATCTCCCGG GCGAGAACAGGACCAGCGATCCCGAGTACACCAAGCAGGTCCAGGGCCTCCAGGCCAAGCTGCAGAAGCTGGACCGGAGCCGGAGG GACGTGCTGGCGcagatgcagcagctgctggggcgcAGCGAGACCCTGCGGGGcttcctgcagcaggagctgggcgcCTGGCGGGAGCGGCAGCAGATCGCCTGCCTGGGGGCCCCCGCCGACACCAGCCTGCTCCAGCTGGAGACCTG GTTCACGGCACTGGGTGAGGGgctcttccagctgctgcagctgctgcgggCGCTGGGGGACCTGCGGCACAAGGTGACCTACGAGAGGGACCCGCTGCAGGCAGAGCCGCCCCTCCTGGAGACGCGGCTGCGGGAGCTGCTCACCTGCCTGCTCCAGAG CGCCTTCGTGGTGGAGCTCCAGCCCAGCATGCCCACCTCCGGCAAGCGCCCGCTGGTGCTGCGCACGGCCAACAAGTTCTCCGTCCGCGCCCGCCTCCTCGTCCGCCTGCACGACCGCAACCGCCGCATGGAGGCCAAGATCTACATTGACAG GGACCCACCCAAGATCCGAGG TTTCCGCAAGTTCAACATCCTGACGTCGAGCAGCAAAACCCTCGTGGCGGGCGACAGCCCCCAGGACGGGCTGGTCTGCGACTTCCAGCACCTG ACGCTGAAGGAGCAGAAAGTCGTCGGGTCGGGCAAGGGCAGCAAAGGCCCCAACGAG GGTCCCCTGGCCGTGACGGAGGAGCTGCATCTCATCACCTTCACACTGGCCTACGCCTACCatgggctggagctggagctggag ACCTCCACGCTGCCCGTCGTCATCATCTCCAACAACAACCAGCTCTCCAGCGCCTGGGCCTCCATCCTCTGGTTCAACATGCTCAGCACCGACCCCAAG AACCAGCAGTTCttcgcggcgccgccgccggcaccctggccccggctggccgAGGTGCTGAGCTGGCAGTTCGAGAGCGCGGCCGAGCGGGGCCTCAGCAAGGAGCACCTGCACATGCTGGCCGAGAAGCTCTTCG GCTCGAAACCGTCCCCGGAGAGCACCCTGCCCTGGCCCAAGTTCTCCAAg GACAGCGCCTCCGGCTTCTCCTTCTGGGCCTGGCTGGACAGGATCCTGGGGCTGCTCCAGGAGCACCTCAAGCAGCTCTGGAAGGACGG GCTCATCTTGGGCTTCGTGAGCCGGAAGCAAGAGAAGAAGCTGCTGAAGGGGAAGCGGACAGGGACGTTTCTGATCCGCTTCAGCGAGAGTGTCCTCGGCGGGGTCACCTGCACCTGGGTGGAGCATCCCGAGAGCG GGCCCCCTGCTTTCCGGGCCGTGGTTCCCTACACCGCGTCTGAGCTGGCTTCCCTGGCGCTGCCCGACATCATCCGCGACTACCAGCTGCTGGCGGAGGAGAACATCCCCGAGAACCCGCTCCAGTTCCTCTACCCGGACAGGGCCCGCGACGAGGCCTTCGGGCCCTACTACAGCCAGCGGCAAGCAG GGAGCCTGATGGAGAAGAAGGAGTACCTGAACCAGCGCCTCATCCGCGTGTCCTCCAG GCAGGCGAATGAGTCGTGGCAGGCGGAGGAGGAGCTGGTGGCTGCCACGCAGGACCTGGAGacgctgcagctgcagcccggGGGCCCGGTGCCGCTGCAGGCAGCGCCCTGCAGCCCGGGGACGCGGCAGCTGGGGCCCTGCAGCCCGGGGACGCGGCAGCTGGGGCCTGGAGGCCTGGAGCCGCCGCTGGCGCTGCAGGTGGGATCGAGGGTCCCggagctgctgcagccagggccTGGGGCCGTGGAGCCGcagctggtgctgcagctggtCCCCGAGGGCCAGGGGACGCTGCAGGTGGGTCCTGGGGCACTGGGGACGCTGCAGGTGATACCCGCGGGCCTGGAGATGCTGCAGCCAGTGCCGGGGGTCCAGGGGATGCAGCAAGTGGGACCTGGGGACCAAGTGCCACTGCAGCCGGAGCCCGGGGCCGTGGAGCCGCAACTGGTGCTGCAGCTGGTCCCTGAGGACCAGGGGACGCTGCAGGTGGGACCCGGGAGCCTGGGGACGCTGCAGGTGATGCCCAGGGGCCTGGAGATGCTGCAGCCGGTGCCAGGGGTCCAGGGGATGCAGCAAGTGGGACCAGGGGGCCAAGGGACACTGCAGCCAGGGCCTGGGACCTTGGAGCCCCCGCTGGCCTTGCCGCTGGTCCCCGAGGACCAGGGGCCGCTGCAGGTGGGACCCGAGGACTTCCAGCCGCTGGAGCCGGTGCTGCAGGAGTTCCTGCAGTCGCTGACAGAGGAGCTGGAGTCTGGCTCAGGGGCGCTGGAGTCGCTGGAGGCGGCGGAGCTGATGCCCGGCATGCTGGAGGCCGGGGACGGCAGGCTGGAGAGGCTCAGCCCCGGGCCGGCCC GCAGCACCGCGCTCCTGGACTGCCACGACCCCTTCCTGCCCCAGGCCGACGACGCGGCCCTGCCCACCGTGAACTCCCTCTTCGCTGGGACCGACGACTTCCCCCCGCTCCACATCAACCCCCACGACTTCCagtaa